The Pocillopora verrucosa isolate sample1 chromosome 9, ASM3666991v2, whole genome shotgun sequence genome includes the window TAATAAGTCTTATTTTGGCTTCaggaaaaaaggcaaattaatTCAGACACATATCAAGGATGACTAAATCCAATTGGGAAGTGGGGGTTCAAAATATGTCATTTAGAGAGGGGAGGATTAGAGCAATTTGAACTTGTCTTCCCTCCAGAAATAGAAATGATCCCTTAGGCTTGTCTCAAAAGAAAACTATACTGAGCAAGGGAGAGCcatgaaatttcaaaagttacACAGGAATCTGATATTTGAGTCATGCTGTAGAAATGCAAtgttaccaaaaaaaatatgtgaagtGCCTACTTAAAATTTCCATATGCAAGttaattaactgaaaaaaaatcaatgtatACATGCTAAAAGTCTAAGTAGctataaataaattgattgcaAAATTAGGTGAAAGCAATATTTTCTGCTCTGATGCTGCTCCAAAATAAAACACTTTGTAGCTACACGACACAATCCTTGTGAAAAGCATTAATAATTATAAGATGACATAAATCCGTTTATATTTTGATATCAATACGGAAGGTTGATGTAGCAAAGCAGTTTACACAAGTTGAATAAAAGTGCTCTCCACTTTCACAAGGTTCTAATAACGTGTTAATGAAGTTTTAACTCTCTCGCACCATATAGAGTAAATAACGAATATTTAACTCAGCAGGCAACACCTACACCCCACAAAGAAAGAGAATGCAATCCAAGCTATTGATATAATTAGTTTACCGGTGGTGTGATGTTTGGTGTAATTAAGAGCGTGAGTCATCGCAAACTTCTCGGACAACATGAAAACTGGTCTCTGGATCTGaatgtatttattatttccaACGTCCAGCTTTTTTTGCGAGTAGGTGAAGATACCGAGGCCTGGCACACATACACCCTGCAGGAAACATAGAAGATTCTCTTAGACCCTTTCTCAAACAAAGTTGGAATTTGCGAAATCAAACAGGTGACCACAGAGTTTACATTTTCTACACGACCTTCGGTAGTTAATCTGTTTAAAGGTAATTTTATATGTATTTTAccacgattaaaaaaaaatcccgaAAGAGAAATAAACCAGCGATCTGCGCGGAAAGAAAACATTCCATTGCACGTGCAAGACAAATTGTTACAGCGCAGAGTTACGACTAACCTTTTGAAGAGCCATTTGTTTCTCGATGAATCTTGACACATTGTCCCACACATTAACAATATCTGAGACATAGGGGCaagaaaagtgaaacaattACAGCGGGAGAAAATAACCAAACAAGGACGCAATTATAAGTTAGTTTTCGATTTTCATATTGACTTACCTTCTTCTGTCAGCTTCGGTATTGCTGAATATCGATTCTTTCTGGCCTCAGAGACCAGGCCATACATTACCTCAGCCATTTCGGCTCCACGTGCTGAGGTTTTACTCAATAGTGACAAGTTTTTATCTCAAAACATCTGCTTTACAGAGAACAAACGCGAGTCGATAAGTGCCTTCGATTGCGGTACATAATCGTTACCATGACGACAACGCTCTGCCAAATGGCCAGCGGAATATTTCATTAGCTAGTGCCAGATCTCGATCAGGGTACACAGGATGAATGAGACCAACGTGGCACAATTTTCCAAGTTTCCATGTATCTTTATTCAATTGTGCGAACATTACGaaaacataaataattttaattttcaaatttttcgtcAATTCCACCATAAAAATTACATTCGTTCTGCACTGGCGGAGTGTTATATTCGGCAatataaaatcttaaaaaatcaCTCCTCGTGCACAAACACTTTGAATGGAGAATAGTGACCATCTTTGAAAGTAGAGCAAAATCGCCGAATTCTTTCTTGAATTTGCTCCATCCTGACATCGTTCTACCAAAAGACGAAAATAAAGTagaaaatagataaaaattGGACAACTGAAATCACTTTTTTATCACCCATTATAATGCAAAGAGATGACTAAACCATTGTGGCACTGTGATAAATTGTagacaaataaaattggaaaaccTTGATGATATTGTCATATTATGGTAACTGGTAGATAGATTTGAATACTTCCGAAGCGTGAGTCACTCGACTGACCTTTGGACCAAAAATTCAGCGCCATCCGAGCTGGGAGAAGGAGGATCCACTGGCCCGAGACCCGAATAACCTGTAAGGTAGCAACATCGGAAAAAAGTACTTTTCGATTAACTAGAAACCAAATCCAACGGCcaattattaaaattgaaaaaacatatCACAAGGAACCAGCGAGAGCTCGAGTGAAATCAAACATACAGCCTgaagagaaggaaaaacttaATTCCGGTTTGTCTTCggcactcaactgaaaattgctctccGTCTCCTCTTGCTCCACGGGAGGCGATGTGAGAACTAGTTTGCTACAATCAAACTAAGTCAACCACTGACTACACAGTTTCAATCGAGTCTTTGAAGTAAGCAAGAGTTTAAAGTAACACCAAACTATTTATATAACCACTTAAATGATCTCATCTTGTTTAAAGAAGTTCTCCGTCGCTTAGAGGCGGTTGAGCGTTCTTGCAAAGGGTTTTCATTGGTCCATTGTACCATTTAGGTTTTTCTTTGATTACATAATgtgaatttttcaagttttgggACAAACTTTTTAGCTCTGCTTCTCAAGAACCCAGGTCATTTATAGTCATACTTGTTGCCAGATAAAGGGAGTACACagaatttttcatatttccatGGCTAATATTTTCAGAGATATGTTTTTCATTACAGACTTGActcttatgattttagtttttctctTCTACATGTAAAATGAAGTATTATACTGAATTGTATCGTTCGTGAATGAAACAAAGAGCAAACTAGAAAACGACAGCAAATTAAGGGCAGAGCTGTGGGGACAACGTAGGCCTAAGGAGGGCCATCTGGGGAGCGAAATTGCATCATATTACCGTATTTCCATTTTATAGAGTCCTCGTACAGGACAATGGCCATCACGGCGTCCTCTTCTGAAACCTTCgagtaaaacaaaaacgattttCTATCGTTGTATTTTAGGATTTTCAGGGACTGAGGAAAACCACGAATAACCCGGTtggaaaatgttaattttttcacatttgaaaaattagtttatGCAACTATTCATTTATTGGTATTCATGtatcagataaaaaaaaattaagatagtTCTTTCCGCGTGTAAAGCTGGGGAAAAAGAAGTTtcttaaacaaagaaaatgaagaaaacttcTACTACAGGTTCCGTGGAGGTTCTgtcattttggaaattttcgcTCAAACATCATCAGTCCAAAATCACGGAAAAATTCCACCGGTTTCAAGCCGACTGACTCTTCCAGCAGCTTCTTGCCCCAATTGGTATGACGATCTTTGTGAAAGGTGCAGAAAATGAAATCACCTTCTATTTGCTCGTATGCTCTCCTCAGCTGTTCAACAACGTGTACTTGGAACATGACTGGGTCTTCTGTGTAAATAGATGCCACCCAATGCATGTGCTTTACTCGGGGCGATCGCCGACCATGAGCGAACGATTTCGGTAGCACGCCAGTGGAGCAGTCGTTTGCATCTCGGTCCGAAAAGACGCAGTCACCCTCTTCGAAAATGCAATCGATATTGGATTGGAGAGCTTCGAAAGGCTCCCAGTCAACGACGATCGTACGGCCTGGAAACATGTTTGCCACTGAATcgttcaaaataaaattgtaaaggAAAAGTCTTGAACAGGCTTTCACTTTCAAATCAAAAGTACCAGCCACGGCTTCCAGATGATGTGGTTTCAAAGTTTCTCTGTTCACGTAGAAGGCCAAGATGTCTCGCTCAAACAAGGCGGTGTCGCCGTACTTCTTCTGAATAGAAAGACGCTCGATGTTGTCGGATTTAGTCGTGAAGCGTTCTCGGCAGACTTTGGGATATTCTTGTCGTATATGCTTGTGAATGGCGTCGATTAAACGGGTACTCAAGCCCAATCCACGGAATCTGGGATGAATCCTCAAGCCTTGACTTATGAAAGTCTCGCCTCCGTCAACGATGTGAATAGCTCTCAGTCCAACAAGCTTTTCACCATACTGAGCAACAAAAATAGTACGGTTCGGTTTGGTCAGCCATTGATGAAAAAAGCAAGGAAAGTAGTCATGGCCGTTGTAAATGCCTTCCGACATTTCTAGGACGGCTGCAAAGTCGCTCGACACTGCTTTTCGAATAGTTATTTCCTTCATAATTTTCTCTACTCGGCAGCTACTCAAGAAAACGCTATCGAGGGTGAAACTAGGAAGAGGTTGTTTACGGTAACATATTTAAATTGTTTCTCGTGAGAAAAAGTAACTATTATTGGGAACAGACACAGGTGATAGAAACGTAAAACGTTAATTCCAGCAAAACAATTACTCATAAAGCAGTTTCCAACAATGCTTTCTGATagtttgtaatttaaaattattattagaCTTCAGTCCCGTCCCACGTAAAAACAAGAGGGTggaaactgtaaacaacaattcggcgagaaaaatagaaattaaaatgatgaaaaaataaagaggaaaaaatatgtttgtGAGCTTTGAATGTTTGAGAAATTTGCTCGACAAAGGCTATTTATTTGCATATACTCGAAAACTTAACTTAAAAGTACACCGATCCTTATTTCACTAAATACTTATATCTTCTGTCGGGTGGTATACTTCGAATTGGTCGGGCTCGCCTTTTCACTTCACTATCAGAAGACACTTAGGTTGACGGGGGACGCCAAATCACCCTCTCACGATGTCATTTCGTCGGTCTTCAGTTCAGCATTGAGAAGTCAACCAAAAATAACATCATTTCATAGAATTAATGCGAGCCGCTTAACATGTACTTGGAGGACAAAAGCTCGGGTTTACGAACGTTAATGAAAATGCTTTGTTACAGTTGGCACTCCTCTGAGGAAACACACGGCTGCTTCTCACGAGATTTACTACTTCTGCGCGGACTTACGATCATTTTAGTCAGTTTACAGTTATGAGTTTAGGAAGCCACATTATTGGACAATCAAAGTCATCCAAAATGTCGTGaaattttttagtgaaaaacGCGTCAACCCAGTGGTTCCGCCTCTTCGGTAAACAGTTTTTAATAGCAacttttgcttaaaaaaattgctgcCACGTTAatttaaaaggcaaaaattcGACTTTCAGGCACCAAAGCCCACGTATTTACTACACCTACACAATCAATACTATCACTTTGGCCGGCTCCACAGCCTTTTCTCTCCAATAGATGTTCGGTAAATTTTGTAGAACACGTCAAAAAGAGCTTTCCTCAGTTCTCGTTTCCTGTCACATAAACAAATTTGTTACTTTGCTGTCAATAAGCCGTCGATGAGCTGCGTGCCTTTATGCCAGCTACCTGTGCTAAAATCAAtgactctgttttattttattttttttaaagctttaaatcaGGATCGGTGTCAATAAAGTTTCTGTGCGTGACTTAAGTCTTGATGACGGTGGtaaattttattcacaaattaaATCTCATGAAACGAATTGTTTTCAAGAATCTTTCTAGGAGTATCGAAAGCAAAAATCCCATGGTGACATAATTTGGGCAGGATAGCAAAGCGACTACCTAATGTGACAAGTATGATTAAAAAGTACGTAACAAGAATATTTCAGACACGGTTCCCCTCTGAGACTGTTAAGGATCAGAAGAGCTTGCGTTTTTCGGTCAGTCTCAATTTTTCTTGAACATTTTGTCCGTTAGTCTAATAAATATCGAAATAATTGAAGGTGAGATTCATTCAGTTATAGGGTGGAATCTATAAAATGTGATCAAAACTTAATTTGTGAAATATTCTAAAATGCTTCCCCGAATGCTTCCTgactttctttttaaaagtttttcgcACCTCACAAGATTTACCTTTATCGAACTTCTCATTGCCATTCAGACAGATACCACCGTCAGTTCAGATGTCCAATAACAGAACCACGTCATCATCGACGTTATGAGCACGTGTTCGTGAAAtagaattcatttttttgtgtttgtttataaaacaaaataaaacacgGTTCTACAAAAACAGTGACCGTTTTTTCAATCAAACCACTTTCCGCACCCCCCTCCCTACCCAACCAAAGTTCGCTCTGATACAGGAAACAAGCGTAGAATATGGTGGAGCGTCCATAGTCTTTCGGAGCTAATAACACCATTGAATCGGAGTCAACATGAGAAAAACATAATTGCATCCTCTCCCCACTGGACAAGACCGTCCCCGATTAGATTTGCTTACCTCTGAACGAAGTGATAACTTGGCATGAGCAATGGCCAAACTGGTCctggaaaagaagaaagggcAGGTTAAGAAGAACTATTTGCATGTACTCGATAAACAAAGGTAAAACGgtataaatactttaaaataccggaaataaaagaaacgaagAGAACTGGAGGAATCAGACTGACAAAGTAACGATAGCAGTAAATTCTATGTAGGTAATTAGAATAATAACTCTATATAGTTTAATCAATAATAGAAGCAGGGGAATATAGTGTATCAGTAACGAAGTCATAAACACCAAAGTGGAAAGGAGGGCGGTTAAGCAGGAACAAAACTCAGATTACACACAAACTGTAAATCACAACTGGGTTCTGCAAAGAAATTAAATCTAGTGACCTTGAGATGGGTACAAGGAATCGATACTGGCTAAACTTACAAATGTTGTAAAGCAGAAGAAGGAAAGTCTGCGCCAACCGTTGAAAGAGAGTTTTTGGTTCGCCTACTTGCCAAATAATACCCTTGAATAAGATCCTGTGCTGCCACTGTGAGGCTAACGTGTTTTTGCCCAGCGTGGTGAAGgaactgaagaaagaaattcagaAGACAATTACAGCTACACACAAGTTACACTTTTGCATTGAACCACTGGACTTGGACGTGGGCACGAATGGACGGTTTTGTGACAAGTCGACTTTTCTAAGAATGAGAAGGAGCCAACAATTCTCGTTCtcgttttaaaattgtttttttctcgtTAATTAATGGCTGTTTTTACCATTCTCACGTTTCTGCCTTACTTTGATGCTAGAGGAACATAACTTAGCAATGACATACACGGTATCAGAACAACTCACTTTACCTGGCTCATTTCCTCGTCACTAATGAACATGACATCTTCATCCTCTTCATGATCTAAGGCGTTCCTTAACACTTCTTCGCACACTGACTCATCAGAGTTTTCAACTGCTCCGCTGATCCACTCAGGTTAAACACTAATGAAAACTGACTACAGGTAGAAATGATAACTTAATAGGATGTTACGTAAAACCAGGACAGATTAAAAATGTTGAGGTATAGGAGAAGACAGGTGGTTCAAAATTAGAAGTGCAATCCTAACATACCATACATTCACACATAAATCACACTTATCCTGCCTGCTTGTACTTACTCGACAAAGACCCTTGGCAAAGTGAACATTCCTGCAAAGAGCGAAAggttaaaaatatcatttttaggAATAGAAAGAGATGGAGtcatgaaaaaaagggaaagacaaTTTAATAACTACACGTGAGCAAGAATTGAATAAACATGCCTTTACTGAGAGACCCATGTTTAACACAGGATCATCATCAGGGACTGCATGATGACTGGATTTCTGTGATGGTTCCGAACACACCCCAAACACTACTGGTTAGTGGCATGGTGACCTGGCAACCTTGATAAGACCCAAACTTTTCGGGTACCTTCACTGCCATACATCCATTCTCTAAAGCTGGTGAAGAGGAAGTCCAAAAAGATGTAACTACCAGATAGTCTTAGATATCTTTAACCACTCATCACCAAGATAGAACATTTAATTTGAATGGAGATCAAAATGAAGAGTAATACACTAAACTTGCAAGAAATTTCATGGTCAAAAACTTGCAAATCAGTGGTGTTACTAGCTGAGATAGGACTTAAGGGGGACATTTCACATGGTGATGTCATGTATGCATCTTTCCTCCATAGATCATACGTAAGAATCAATAAAAATGCAGACTCAGCAGACTACATAAATCCACTTAGCAAACAATCTTTTAAACTTGTTTATAAATCGATGGGAGGACACTCACTGATATCTTGAGGttattcaaaatcatcaaaatttaaGCAGTGGTTTATGTTTTATTCAAGCTTATTAAGTACAACCAAGAGAGAATGATGTTCATAATTTACCACATTGAAGCTTAtccttttcatctttctttaagacAGCTGCATTAGGAATCAGACAAACACATCAGATGCCAGAGAGATACATCCAGCTGAAgcaaaggaacaagaaaaaaacaattatcattACTAGGCAGATGAATAAACACAAAGTGCctattgtcttctttttttacaagaaaatctGGTGATACAGCTCTGTACCCCTACCACATGGGGAGCAGGTCTGACCTGCCTTCACCCTGCCCCCCCCCCATTCCCTTCTTAGAAATAAGTTTCATTAGTGAAAATCTTAATTTTGAAACCCATTCTCTCTGGAAATGTAATTGACTCTCTTTGAGGAAGAATAGTTATATCATCTTGTCACCTTCTTCTAACCTCACACATTTTTGGAATTTTAGAATGTAAGTTTTACTATAACATCTATCTACAAAGCTTCTTTGTGTTAGCCTCACCATTAATCATAAATGTGCCTGAACCAAAAGGATCCCGGCAACAGGATGGAAATAAATCACTTGGAGGGGAATAAACAAGCATTCTCTTTGCAAATGATGCCATGTAAAGAAATAGCCTTTGAATCCTAAGAAGGTCATCAGCAATAACAAGCAGGTGAAGATGCCTTGACTTTGCTTGTTTAGTATCTTCAGGGCAATCAGAAGAGTGAAGAAGCAGTAGGGACATGAGCAAGAACATTTTTAGATGAAAGAATGTTCCAGGTGGTGTCACAGATGCTATGAGAGAAATAAGAAGATGTGCACAATGTATTGGATAATTattgtttatgttttcaactaGTCTgcggtaaaaaaaaatctacaatttcaattttttcctccaCATTAAAATTCCCCCCATCCTCAAAAGACATTCATCTACAAGTGTACTGTATCAGTCTTAAAAAGAACTTTACTGTCAACTTGACTGATTATTTCTCTTGAAGGTCTGATTACTTGTTGAAAATGCTGCCTAAAGTCTGAAAACAGTATCATATTTTCCTCTTGTTGAGGGACCAAAATCAGCCAGAGCATTCTCAAGCTAAACTGGTCATAAAAAAAGCAGTTAATAACAGTTTAAAGTACCTCCAAAGCAATATGATAGACTGCTTACAAAACTCCATGCTGAACTCCCTCTGtctatttcaaaaataaaaaaaaataatgttatttatTCCATGAAAGACTGTAATTATAGTTTTCTTTGGTTAATGAGTTAACTGAGTTAGGTAACATATCTGATGAACTCTTTgtggaaaaggaaataataacaaGTTTGTGTCTCATGGCGGTTATAATGTATAGAGTACATATCTATAGCAGTTAATGTAGTAGACTTGAAATAAAGACTGAAATATATTCATGATTGTCAGTCCTTACTTGCAGTACTTCCCGGCATATATCTGATAGCAAAAGATAATAGCACTACCTTTATGAAGCATTTCTATTCTATTTGGCAAACCGAAGGGTAGCAGATTCAAGAAAGGACTAGAACTCAtctaaaagacaaattaaaataaatatgtggTGCATAATTGAGAAACAACAACTCTGAAAATAAGGCCCAAAATGCCTACTCCAATTATCTTATAGTGGTACAATGGcttcaaaaataatttggagATTGATTTCAGAAGAAAACTTTCTTAAGCTTCAAAATGGTCCAAATGCCATTTATGACTTAATAAACCAAAATCATGACATGCAAAGAAAGTGGGGTGGCTGCCACTGCAATAAGTATCACAAATAAATCTGCACTTTTACTGATTATGAAAATGCACTAATAAGTAACTATTTTCAAATCAACTACCAGCAACTGGTAATTTATCAGTAGTTCACAATTTAGTCTTACCTTCTCTATGTTGTTTGcctgtaaaaaaattaataatcagaataagtgacaacaaagaaaaaatttattgttcAGGCAAGAAACATCAAAACATAACAAAGTGTAAGtgaatttttatggcaaatgaGTGAAGTAGGATAGCTGTCAACATCATTAACAGGTGTACCTCAAACACTGGAGTACAATGAAGTTGCAAAGAAGAACTATGAATTTCACATGAGGGTAAAAGAACAAATGAACAGTAACAGCCAATCTGAACCTCCCTGATGAGTTCATCTTTAAgaggaaataagaaaaagaaaagaattaataCCCTGAGAATCAACTAGCATGTATATGATGTCCATAAACATGTGGATCAAATGTGTAGTTTAATTAATCCATGtagttaaactgaaaacaaaccaaactaaGACATGCAATAAATTGGAGGCAGCATAACCTTGGAGTGATTTTGTGTGCTGGGTTTTAAACCAATCACCCaagattaatttaaaaatattttaatttctgcttACCACTTAAGGTTGTTTTTCAAGTGTTATAAGCTCTACCCCTTAGTCATGAAACAATCAACTAGTTCCCTCCACCCAGTAGgaattttaacttttcctcTCTATTCTTTGCTCACCTCGGACATAGATTGGGATGGTTTGGTAAAATTTTCCACACCCAGTATTGATCCAAAGTTTCCTGTCTACTGTTAATGGTGATATGACTTGAACAATGCATTTATCTAGTgatgaaaaatcaatcaatcaagaaaaaaaattgagaaaagaaacatttcaaattccCCTATTAAAGGAAAGGGTAACATTATATGTATTACCTGCTAAAGTACGGCAAGTAACATCTTCAAGTAGAGAGCATCCACAGTATCTACACACAAAATCACTCCTACCAAAACACAATGTAGACCATTTTAGGTAAATATGAGTTAGAACAAGTAAATCTTAATTCAAAGGCAATAACCTAAGTTGCTATAGGTTCCATAAATGATACACTCTTTGTCACCCCCTTTAGCCTTGGGGCTGCTCAATGATGATAACAACTTTCTCAATTAAACTTGTGGCACATTTTTGACTTACATGTATAGAATGTATGCTCTTCTTAAATCATCCATTCCTATAAATGCCTTGAGAAATCCCTTCAGATATCTGCTTGCTAAAAAAGCTACTTCACAAGATCCCAAGTGTGCAGCTTACCTTACAGTgacattttctgtttttccaGCCATATGAACTCTGATGTAACAATATTTCGCAGAACCAAGACAATCAGAATGAGGACAGTAGAATCTTGCACTTTGGCTATAGAATCAAGGATGACATTCTGTCAAAGATCTCACATCTAACAACATTATTATGCACAAACTGGACCATTGTTATTCAAAGGTTGCGACTGTTACACTATCACTATTTGAGGAATAACTGCTTGCTATCTGTGACTCCAAGGTTTAGTAACTGACagagaagaaaacaagtaaaaaatcCCTATTTTGACATTTGGACTGCAAGGTTTagcattttttcaggtttcccAATGGTTCATTAGACTGAGTGTAGGGAGAATAAAGTGTCTtgcacaagaacacaacacagtaaTTCTAGCCAGAGATACATGTATAGATCAGGCTACTGTGTCTTTTATGATACATTACCATCTAGACAAAGACAAAAGCTCTTTGTCTACGATAAATCTTAATTTTCAACTAAGATACAATTATAATTAGGCAGTTTTAAATGCCAGAAAAGTTTAAGTAGTTAAATTACAGCTTGTGCTTAAATTAAAACTCACGTGTACTGAGTAACAGCTGTAATTCCACTTATGATACCACATATCTTCATGAGATTAGGCTGACCATTACCAGCCAGATTCCAACTGCTTATAGACCTGAGTTGAAACTTATCAAAATTAGCTTTCACTGTCCATTTAGCAACTGAAGGTAGATCAGTCTGTGTTGAAATTAATGTGCTACAAATAATGATATCTGTGGGCCTACCAGGGGCAAATTATACTAGTGTACAAATATAACACCTCTTCTGTAGATGATTCTCTTCTCTCAGTGAAAAATTGAGCTACAGGAAACTAGTGTGGAGATAGATACACATGTAGAGAAGCTAACTTTAAATTTGGCTATCTTATAAAGATCTCAGTACATGTATACCATGTCTTGTAAATCATACCCTGTATCTACTCAACtgtattaaaattattttaggaaGAATGAACCTACTCTTGATATGGTGGCACTGATGAAAACCTGACTACAACAAGAACTTGTGATGGGAGCAACAAATCTGGTATCCATGACAGAGTGTGAATAACAATATAAGAGACCTGTGCAGAGC containing:
- the LOC136283616 gene encoding histidine N-acetyltransferase-like; its protein translation is MKEITIRKAVSSDFAAVLEMSEGIYNGHDYFPCFFHQWLTKPNRTIFVAQYGEKLVGLRAIHIVDGGETFISQGLRIHPRFRGLGLSTRLIDAIHKHIRQEYPKVCRERFTTKSDNIERLSIQKKYGDTALFERDILAFYVNRETLKPHHLEAVAGTFDLKVKACSRLFLYNFILNDSVANMFPGRTIVVDWEPFEALQSNIDCIFEEGDCVFSDRDANDCSTGVLPKSFAHGRRSPRVKHMHWVASIYTEDPVMFQVHVVEQLRRAYEQIEGDFIFCTFHKDRHTNWGKKLLEESVGLKPVEFFRDFGLMMFERKFPK
- the LOC136276779 gene encoding minichromosome maintenance domain-containing protein 2-like, yielding MEVKSTLEVAFEWFCECGAFEQLRKQSKCYSADSTEKTVYRFVFKMDLMDLLDFNATLGNLAIVEPLNAINVFQEVSYIVIHTLSWIPDLLLPSQVLVVVRFSSVPPYQESISSWNLAGNGQPNLMKICGIISGITAVTQYTQSARFYCPHSDCLGSAKYCYIRVHMAGKTENVTVRSDFVCRYCGCSLLEDVTCRTLADKCIVQVISPLTVDRKLWINTGCGKFYQTIPIYVRDELIREVQIGCYCSFVLLPSCEIHSSSLQLHCTPVFEANNIEKMSSSPFLNLLPFGLPNRIEMLHKDRGSSAWSFVSSLSYCFGASVTPPGTFFHLKMFLLMSLLLLHSSDCPEDTKQAKSRHLHLLVIADDLLRIQRLFLYMASFAKRMLVYSPPSDLFPSCCRDPFGSGTFMINAGCISLASDVFV